In Rana temporaria chromosome 3, aRanTem1.1, whole genome shotgun sequence, a single window of DNA contains:
- the LOC120930686 gene encoding olfactory receptor 1468-like, translating into MVESLLRSNRFSNNKKFNICLFFMLLLMYFLTLGENFLIIILVSYNKSLHSPMYLFLTQLSVSDIMLTIDIVPNMLNIVLNERPSISFSGCITQLYFFGLPVGFECFLLTVMSYDRYLAICSPLHYSSIMNQAFSVKLILASWLLSCSISLIFAISICQLHFCGPNTIDHFFCDLEPLLKLSCSDVTMVQIEASIISIPDIVIPFILTVVSYMYIVVTIVKIPSFSGRLKSFSTCSSHLAVVSMYYGTLTIMYVLRNEDQSQIISRILAAMYTVLTPFLNPFIYCLKNKDIKEAYKNIVYKQRAYFSTLGLRFR; encoded by the exons atggtggaaagtttactgaggagCAACA GATTCAGCAACAATAAGAAATTCAATATTTGTCTCTTCTTTATGTTGTTACTTATGTACTTTTTAACGCTAGGTGAAAATTTCCTGATTATTATATTAGTGTCTTATAACAAAAGTCTCCACTCTCCGATGTACTTGTTCCTCACTCAGCTATCTGTATCTGACATCATGCTGACCATAGATATTGTCCCCAACATGCTAAATATTGTACTAAATGAGCGACCCTCTATATCCTTTTCAGGCTGCATCACACAGCTTTATTTCTTCGGTTTGCCAGTAGGTTTTGAATGTTTCCTTCTGACAGTGATGTCCTATGACCGCTATCTAGCCATCTGTTCTCCTCTGCATTATTCCTCCATTATGAACCAAGCATTTTCTGTGAAATTAATTTTGGCCTCTTGGCTGTTGAGCTGCTCTATATCGCTAATTTTTGCGATTAGCATATGTCAATTACACTTCTGTGGGCCAAATACTATTGATCATTTCTTTTGTGATTTAGAACctcttttaaaactttcctgttcaGATGTGACAATGGTTCAAATAGAAGCCAGTATAATATCTATTCCTGATATAGTAATTCCTTTTATTTTAACAGTAGTTTCATATATGTATATTGTGGTAACCATAGTAAAGATACCATCCTTCTCAGGGAGACTGAAATCTTTTTCCACCTGCAGCTCCCACCTGGCGGTTGTATCGATGTATTATGGCACTCTGACCATCATGTATGTTCTTCGAAATGAAGACCAGTCACAGATAATTAGCAGGATACTAGCAGCGATGTATACTGTGCTAACTCCTTTTTTAAATCCTTTCATATACTGTTTGAAGAATAAGGACATAAAAGAAGCTTataaaaatattgtatataaaCAACGAGCCTACTTTTCAACATTGGGGTTGAGATTTAGATAA